A region of Necator americanus strain Aroian chromosome I, whole genome shotgun sequence DNA encodes the following proteins:
- a CDS encoding hypothetical protein (NECATOR_CHRI.G2375.T2): MKKLLGVLTSVTGLNAINVCTKLVYFARIYSLHNLLLMLPKCCVGHGATSGVAFVCSSVSWADRSLVSKQTCEFYSDDLLSHDWILEADAPSSLEGGVGEEKTKGHYDSKGFPSAGLLPFLHSFLCSFSNTCHLSPTTGDEKQFIHNETDPNESLLVDLLYYSSLQLEWIGKNPAEFSRLLNSFTRLISIIAKMNSTHMELPKTRELFEPSFNLPDNLEQLGIFRNVSDVLMESRLTPVFFVEAYSYARELGSLDHLDLLSTVFDPIPILCNETIFNESFVLPPNASLSAEDRSSLCDVSPLAFLSMFRMDHLQNLVTGSSSPSNNHTEETGSIADLLRLFLTSAQLLVQQPLYEGFLKWSDSLPMSFSNISSMIFCGANPFETSTEGLGPLSPKVETPFDELRKELVEFIEKIVPGQQEHDKRFCHGVWVRDDMNCSSLESAVMQRLRPILTGYILVAPQSPVVEEMIDILNNPLRLLDFLRKKLYEYPELSDNLQSAFYESDLRAASMNILEFIRASHKQHPEWLKRLEFVLGHIFGPPSDPYSFGAVTKNLTATVNKYTTCFLTDRFVTVANESAMEEAAVCLTEYQQYFTGIVIVNMTDNATEFESLTTYKIRHLSTLVDNTYSYADSPRRIFDRNMPFNDLKYLTYGFSFLQEAIDRAIISMRSNSSHSLGMYSQQEPYPCLSYDTFNVSVFLGLFVILSYIIPAALLVKNIVYEKELRLKEQMRIMGLGDMVHLWSWAIISLVLNLTSTFIIAIIVKYGHLLTADFSLVFVFLSLFVISSIALCILLSTFFSNANISTAATCLIYFLFFFPFQLSVKAKNKAFTQFTLIFPQTTLGYGMTMLALFSDVDQATWSYLSGIYLDAYAVGLTECMIAFALQTVVFIILAWYKSAVSPGIYGVSLPWHFCLTKNYWFPSSVGVSDYSSTFDSQPAGDTFDVEPTYLNMTVHITGMSKIYSNGTKALDQLNLRLYEDQITALLGHNGAGKTTTMSILCGLYSPTSGSAFIYGRDIRTEIQRVRDILGVCPQYNVLFSLLTVSEQLKLFAALKGTPDSQLKHEVTEILNAVSLVEKADALASTLSGGMKRRLCIGIALVGGSRFVILDEPTAGVDVTSRQEIWTLLQNNKKGRTILLSTHHMDEADILADRIAILSEGRLISLGTSIFLKNKFGDSFQIFACKKERTIDYRAIVARITTEASIPIRLSDETEEELVFSIPIATDSHKLEKFFTFFDSQKDLYLIGEYGISAPTLQEIFVRLSPQREYIVPRHKAGILGKLRRKLHASQVEADQQQLVRTPASANENVDAGSSRGVPPAVFEDELMPPLLFGWNLTRSHTKAILKSRCQYTIRSKKHILFEVILPICLLFSCELYAKIQFSGTTPSLVTSQPQLPLIEEMYGNDSYSYVSLWDRDPSSVSYQIMKSFEDSPNMGTRCVNNVPVFRRQPASGCDYEGGNGTFNWNANETDTPYNEDLNCQCSASHTWNCTAEDYPLDSLPSLVLNTTMQVWDLSYRNISQMRMATRWTSNETDDIFPILGGLSLGHTSLRARSSADVQLGIQGWSALVAGLNESAFVLNVNITKSEAPQIYDPFLNNMTMTDFVARVLGSMETQQNVKAWFNNKFYTTLPVYTSFLSNALLRIEAESVDPSDLGIITINHPMNQTVRSSFDSEGSKKLIVFRIVLIMLVLCVIPAGFTVFLVEDRICDAFHLQLVSGLSRRTYWIAGYFFDMTIYIVSLIIILLIYVIFDVKEFAYSFEAVCCFFLVFLLYGFCAVLWAYVLQRRFEIPALSFVLISIGTFFVGIVASLTVMVIEQLMQKDPTLVTPHTICSMVFLIFPQYNLGMAIFRGSFVFQLIQIGENYLKELHRTDLLSSLPIPSLLEWNLMGKHCLCLVIHILVAALALFVLENESFGFLRKWEKVRTKRLLETSKGVSDDDVIAEKTKVDEIEDAEENPLIVKDLAKAYSRNSLAVRNVSFAVDRGECFGLLGLNGAGKTTTFAMLTQKIRPGTGAVHIHGRRLTSGDRSSFDQVGYCPQFDALNMKLTTNENIELFARIRGIPEAHIKPLVSRLLVSLHLSPYSATVTSALSGGNRRKLSVAIALISHPSLVLLDEPSAGMDPGSQQFLWKVIDQLRKSGKAVVITSHSMEECEALCTRIAIMDKGQIRCIGSKQHLKNKFGEGHSLTVKMKCQSDARLAAEFILAHLKGAKIESIHCSTLFLHVDREISTISGIYRVVNQLKKQFSVEDFSLSQSTLAEVFHALASRLVMRVLKKVVSATNREPYKNRNIIMLSVYHITNEF, from the exons GTCATTACGACTCAAAGGGATTTCCATCAGCCGGTCTTCTTCCATTCctccattcatttttatgcTCATTTTCGAATACTTGTCATCTGTCACCGACAACTGGAGATGAAAAGCAGTTTATTCACAACGAAACTGATCCTAACGAGtcttt ACTCGTTGACTTATTATATTACTCATCACTTCAACTGGAATGGATTGGTAAAAATCCTGCTGAATTCTCTCGTTTACTCAATAGTTTTACTCGGTTAATTAGCATTATTGCTAAGATGAATAGTACGCATATGGAGCTACCGAAAACGCGAGAG ctttttgaACCTTCCTTCAATCTACCTGACAACTTAGAGCAACTAGGTATCTTCCGTAATGTCAGCGATGTGCTGATGGAGTCCAGACTTacaccagttttttttgtcgaagcCTATTCATAC GCTCGTGAACTAGGTTCTCTGGATCACCTTGATCTCCTCTCAACTGTGTTCGACCCAATTCCAATACTCTGTAATGAAACGATTTTCAACGAAAGTTTTGTGCTGCCGCCAAA TGCCAGTCTTTCTGCCGAAGATCGTTCTTCCCTTTGTGATGTCTCACCTCTGGCTTTTTTAAGTATGTTTCGAATGGATCACTTGCAGAATTTGGTTACGGGATCCTCC AGTCCTTCAAATAACCACACAGAAGAAACTGGCTCGATTGCGGATTTGCTCCGGCTCTTTCTGACCTCTGCTCAACTTCTCGTACAGCAACCGCTTTACGAGGGATTTCTGAAATGGAGCGACTCTCTTCCTATgtcattttcaaacatttcgtCAATGATATTCTGTGGCGCTAATCCTTTCG aaaccTCAACGGAAGGACTTGGACCGCTGTCGCCAAAAGTGGAGACACCTTTCGATGAACTTAGGAAGGAACTTGTTGA ATTTATTGAGAAGATCGTACCTGGTCAACAGGAGCACGACAAGCGGTTCTGTCATGGTGTATGGGTTCGTGATG ATATGAACTGTTCTTCCCTGGAATCGGCTGTCATGCAGAGACTTCGTCCAATCCTGACGGGCTATATCCTCGTCGCTCCACAGTCTCCAGTCGTTGAAGAGATGATAGACATa TTGAACAACCCTCTGCGTCTCCTGGATTTTCTCCGTAAAAAGCTGTACGAATATCCCGAATTGTCAGATAATTTGCAGAGTGCGTTTTACGAAAGTGATCTGCGTGCCGCTTCTATG AATATTCTGGAATTCATCCGAGCATCCCATAAACAGCATCCAGAGTGGCTAAAAAGACTAGAGTTTGTACTTGGACACATCTTCGGTCCTCCATCGGATCCGTACTCATTTGGAGCCGTCACGAAGAATCTCACTGCGACTGTCAACAAATACACCACG TGTTTTCTCACCGATCGATTTGTGACAGTTGCAAATGAATCTGCTATGGAAGAAGCTGCAGTGTGTTTGACAGAGTATCAACAGTATTTCACCGGCATTGTCATTGTCAACATGACTGACAATGCTACGGAGTTTGAATCGCTCACCACATACAAGATTCGCCATTTGTCCACTCTCGTTGACA ATACATATTCCTATGCTGACAGCCCTCGACGAATATTTGACAGAAATATGCCCTTCAACGACCTAAAATATCTAACGTATGGATTCTCTTTTCTACAAG AAGCCATTGATCGTGCGATCATCTCAATGCGATCGAACTCCTCTCATTCCTTAGGGATGTACTCCCAACAAGAGCCCTATCCATGCTTATCTTACGATAC atttaatgtttctgttttcctgGGGCTCTTTGTGATTCTGTCTTACATAATACCGGCTGCTTTACTGGTGAAGAATATCGTCTACGAGAAAGAATTGAGGTTGAAG GAACAGATGAGAATCATGGGTCTGGGTGATATGGTACATTTGTGGTCGTGGGCTATCATATCTCTCGTTCTCAACCTTACCAGCACATTTATCATCGCTATAATTGTAAAG TACGGCCATCTCTTGACCGCTGATTTTTCGCTGGTGTTCGTGTTTCTGTCCTTATTCGTCATCTCCTCCATAGCTTTATGTATCCTGCTGTCGACGTTCTTCTCCAACGCTAATATCTCAACGGCTGCTACATGTCTGATTTACTTCctgttcttctttcctttccaacTCAGCGTCAAAGCCAAAAACAAGGCCTTCACTCAGTTCACT ttGATTTTCCCTCAAACCACATTGGGTTACGGAATGACTATGTTGGCCCTCTTTTCCGACGTTGATCAGGCGACGTGGTCATACCTCAGCGGCATCTATCTTGATG CGTATGCGGTTGGACTGACTGAATGCATGATAGCTTTTGCTTTACAAACCGTTGTTTTTATAATATTAGCCTGGTACAAAAGCGCCGTATCGCCTg GGATTTATGGCGTGTCCTTACCCTGGCATTTCTGCTTAACTAAAAACTACTGGTTTCCTAGTTCCGTTGGTGTGTCGGACTACAGTTCAACATTTGATTCCCAGCCAG CAGGCGACACTTTTGATGTTGAACCGACCTATTTGAACATGACAGTCCATATCACTGGCATGAGCAAAATTTACAGCAATGGGACCAAGGCG CTCGATCAACTCAATCTGCGTCTTTACGAGGACCAAATCACGGCCCTCTTGGGACACAATGGTGCGGGTAAAACGACGACGAT GTCAATCCTTTGCGGCTTGTACTCTCCAACTTCTGGATCTGCGTTCATTTATGGGAGGGATATTAGGACAGAAATACAACGAGTCAGAGATATTCTGGGAGTATGTCCGCAGTACAACGTACTGTTTTCGCT TCTAACGGTATCGGAGCAGCTCAAACTCTTCGCAGCTTTGAAGGGGACACCAGACTCGCAACTTAAGCAT GAGGTTACCGAAATCCTCAATGCTGTGTCACTAGTCGAAAAAGCAGATGCGCTTGCTAGCACGCTTTCAG GTGGGATGAAGCGTCGACTGTGTATTGGAATTGCACTCGTAGGCGGTTCTCGTTTTGTGATTTTGGATGAGCCAACAGCCGGTGTGGATGTGACTAGTCGACAAGAAATCTGGACACTTCTacagaacaataaaaaag GGCGCACAATATTGCTCTCCACTCACCACATGGATGAAGCGGATATCCTGGCTGACAGGATCGCGATCTTATCCGAGGGTCGTCTCATCTCACTTGGAACGTCCATCTTTCTGAAGAATAAATTCGgggattcttttcaaatttttgcttgCAAAAAG GAGCGTACAATCGACTACAGAGCAATCGTTGCTCGAATCACTACCGAAGCATCGATACCTATCCGATTGAGTGATGAAACGGAGGAGGAGCTGGTGTTCTC AATCCCAATAGCAACGGATTCGCACAAGCTGGAGaagtttttcacattttttgacTCTCAAAAAGATCTGTACCTTATTGGTGAATATGGAATCTCAGCTCCAACTTTGCAAGAG ATTTTTGTTCGATTGAGTCCACAAAGGGAGTACATTGTTCCTCGCCACAAAGCTGGTATTCTCGGAAAACTAAGACGAAAACTTCATGCAAGCCAGGTAGAGGCTGATCAGCAACAACTTGTGAGGACTCCAGCGTCAGCAAATGAAAACGTCGATGCGGGTAGCAGCAGAGGAGTGCCGCCAGCAGTGTTCGAAGATG AGCTCATGCCACCTCTATTGTTTGGATGGAATCTAACGAGAAGCCACACAAAAGCTATTCTGAAGTCCAGATGTCAGTACACCATCCGCAGCAAAAAGCACATCCTCTTTGAG GTGATTCTTCCAATTTGCCTTCTCTTTTCCTGTGAGTTGTACGCAAAAATACAATTCTCTGGTACAACGCCTTCCTTAGTCACCTCTCAACCTCAATTGCCGCTAATAGAAGAAATGTATGGTAACGATAGCTACAGTTACGTCAG TTTATGGGATCGTGATCCGTCTTCTGTTTCTTACCAGATCATGAAGTCATTTGAGGATTCACCCAATATGGGAACTCGTTGTGTTAATAATGTCCCTGTTTTTAGAAG ACAACCAGCCAGCGGATGCGACTATGAGGGGGGAAATGGGACGTTCAACTGGAATGCGAATGAGACAGATACCCCGTATAACGAGGATTTAAACTGTCAGTGCTCTGCAAGCCACACGTGGAATTGCACTGCT GAAGACTATCCGTTGGATTCTTTACCGTCTCTCGTGCTAAACACAACAATGCAAGTTTGGGACTTGTCGTATAGGAATATTTCGCAGATGAGGATGGCAACTCGATGGACTTCCAATGAAACAGATGACATATTCCCCAT ACTGGGTGGGTTATCTCTTGGCCACACCAGTCTCCGAGCCAGATCCTCAGCTGACGTTCAACTGGGAATTCAAGGATGGAGTGCACTAGTTGCAG GCTTGAATGAATCTGCTTTTGTACTCAATGTGAACATAACGAAGTCGGAAGCTCCCCAAATATATGATCCATTCCTGAATAACATGACCATGACCGATTTTGTTGCTAGGGTGCTTGGATCCATGGAAACGCAACAAAATGTGAAG GCTTGGTTCAACAATAAGTTCTACACTACTCTACCAGTTTACACCAGTTTCCTTAGCAATGCATTGCTTAGAATCGAGGCGGAGAGTGTAG ATCCTTCGGACCTTGGTATCATCACAATCAATCATCCGATGAATCAAACGGTTAGGAGTAGTTTCGACTCTGAGGGAAG CAAAAAGTTGATAGTTTTTCGTATTGTGCTGATTATGCTGGTTCTTTGTGTGATACCAGCTGGATTCACTGTATTTTTGGTTGAAG ATCGAATTTGTGATGCTTTCCATCTGCAGCTGGTGAGCGGATTATCAAGGCGAACGTACTGGATTGCCGGATATTTTTTTGACATG ACTATCTATATCGTGTCGTTAATCATAATCCTTCTTATCTACGTCATCTTCGATGTCAAGGAATTTGCCTATAGCTTTGAGGCCGTTTGTTGCTTCTTCTTAGTCTTCCTTCTATATGG GTTTTGTGCGGTTCTTTGGGCTTACGTCTTACAACGTCGTTTTGAAATCCCAGCGCTTTCCTTCGTGTTAATATCCATAGGCACCTTCTTTGTTGGTATTGTTGCTTCACTTACGGTAATGGTTATCGAGCAGCTAATGCAGAAG GACCCAACATTGGTGACACCTCACACGATCTGTTCCATGGTGTTCTTGATTTTTCCGCAGTACAATCTAGGAATGGCCATCTTTCGCGGCAGTTTTGTGTTTCAACTCATTCAGATCGGTGAAAATTACTTAA AAGAACTGCATCGAACTGATCTCCTGTCTTCGCTGCCGATTCCATCTCTTCTTGAGTGGAATCTCATGGGAAAGCACTGCTTATGTCTTGTTATCCATATTCTTGTGGCTGCTCTAGCGTTGTTTGTGCTGGAAAATGAATCCTTTGGATTCCTCAG aaaatgggaaaaagtCCGAACAAAACGATTGCTTGAGACTAGCAAGGGAGTGTCGGATGATGATGTGATCgcagagaaaacaaaagtggATGAGATTGAGGATGCTGAAGAAAATCCATTGATTGTGAAGGATTTAGCCAAG GCGTATTCCCGAAACAGTCTTGCTGTGCGGAATGTTTCGTTTGCTGTGGATCGTGGAGAATGCTTCGGATTGCTGGGACTGAACGGAGCGGGAAAAACCACTACTTTCGCCATGTTGACGCAAAAAATTCGCCCAGGCACAGGAGCTGTCCACATACATGGCAGACG GTTAACTAGTGGAGATCGATCATCGTTCGACCAAGTCGGCTACTGCCCTCAGTTCGATGCTTTGAATATGAAGCTGACCACAAACGAGAACATTGAACTTTTTGCAAGAATTCGTGGAATACCGGAAGCGCATATCAAACCG CTTGTGTCGAGACTTCTCGTGTCTCTTCACTTAAGCCCTTATTCCGCAACTGTCACTTCGGCACTCTCTGgtggaaatagaagaaaattatctGTGGCCATCGCTTTGATTAGTCATCCATCACTTGTTTTGCTT GACGAGCCGTCAGCAGGCATGGATCCAGGATCACAGCAATTTCTATGGAAAGTGATCGATCAATTGAGGAAGTCAGGAAAAGCAGTG GTGATCACCTCCCATTCCATGGAAGAGTGTGAGGCGCTCTGTACAAGAATTGCCATTATGGACAAAGGACAGATTCGTTGTATCGGAAGTAAACAACATCTTAAGAATAA ATTTGGCGAAGGACATTCGCTGACGGTGAAGATGAAATGTCAAAGTGATGCGCGACTTGCGGCTGAATTCATTCTTGCACATCTCAAAGGTGCGAAGATAGAATCCATCCATTGCTCGACACTCTTTCTCCATGTTGACAGAGAAATTTCCACCATATCCGGGATTTATCGGGTTGTCAACCAG TTAAAGAAACAATTTTCCGTCGAGGACTTTTCTCTTTCGCAGTCAACGCTGGCTGAAGTTTTCCACGCATTGGCATCCAG ACTAGTTATGCGGGTATTAAAGAAAGTTGTAAGTGCTACAAATCGGGAACCatataaaaacagaaatataatTATGTTGTCGGTATATCATATCACAAATGAATTCTAA